From Xiphophorus maculatus strain JP 163 A chromosome 12, X_maculatus-5.0-male, whole genome shotgun sequence, the proteins below share one genomic window:
- the c12h5orf34 gene encoding uncharacterized protein C5orf34 homolog isoform X1: MGTAEGVSAMVMYEDESVEVHYRHGAHLQLSPCGSEFVLVKATDPLGHPLQPTERVRQRTRFTISAFKALMATALAFRNKYASRPYIPGELISADNRKPFYSIDSGVKWPECSSYKPEFGPGGEIVVRSEEGRAVLTLSPSGEEFSVEFACNLSQPQHQIVCSLNKTDGSLKSQQQANSQNDQRHLGKESTKSNSFSSHLTSTTQQQPEQMYQTTTVVQHHSCFAVDPTWAYPLSLARHHWTSRLSNSKDTKSEEPSKSRQADDEINISDKNDKDRDSQLPQALPLTCPSPHWHRWKIKESRVEEEISDLPTELVKILWCQGVTYRILSGEIPVVEVSPGDGSVIRSNGVLNSYFTHHKPRLRSEEGRETTYHLSSLPPDTPGQLCPVGSIVSRASRILVCYNQAKHLLKFPVIHTCLQQVVLHLFTSTVLALVKASNLFIVIQLCLQDKYISKTIQPEQNPSSAVKVPQTAGSLSDVVAAELEKIKRFNFLLENNHLLRSESEQRNLEGASSTIAQEDEVVNEDYIAEALQRTAEAIKEIDALISAATLN, from the exons ATGGGAACCGCAGAGGGCGTCAGTGCGATGGTGATGTATGAGGACGAGTCCGTGGAAGTTCATTACAGACACGGAGCTCATTTACAGCTGTCACCGTGTGGCAGTGAATTCGTACTGGTTAAAGCCACGGACCCGCTCGGACATCCTCTGCAGCCCACGGAGCGAGTCCGACAGAGAACCAGGTTCACTATCAGCGCCTTTAAG GCGCTAATGGCAACCGCACTGGCGTTCAGGAATAAGTATGCCAGTCGACCATACATTCCAGGAGAGCTCATCTCTGCTGATAACAGGAAG CCTTTTTACAGCATTGACTCCGGTGTTAAATGGCCCGAGTGTTCGTCTTACAAGCCTGAGTTTGGACCTGGAGGTGAGATCGTAGTCAGGTCAGAAGAGGGGAGAGCCGTGTTGACGTTGTCGCCGTCTGGTGAGGAATTCTCTGTCGAGTTTGCGTGTAACCTGAGTCAGCCTCAGCACCAAATTGTGTGCAGTTTAAACAAAACTGATGGCAGTCTGAAGAGTCAGCAGCAAGCAAACAGTCAGAATGATCAGAGACATCTGGGGAAGGAGTCAACTAAATCAAACTCTTTTTCCTCACATCTTACCAGCACTACTCAACAACAG CCTGAACAGATGTACCAGACCACCACAGTTGTACAGCATCACTCTTGCTTTGCCGTTGATCCCACATGGGCCTATCCTCTCTCCTTGGCTCGGCATCACTGGACGTCCCGTCTCTCTAACAGTAAAGATACTAAATCTGAAGAACCAAGTAAATCCAGACAAGCTGATGATGAGATTAACATATCtgacaaaaatgataaagacaGAGACTCCCAGCTCCCCCAGGCTCTTCCTCTTACATGTCCGTCACCTCACTGGCACAG GTGGAAGATTAAAGAATCTCGGGTTGAAGAAGAAATATCAGATCTTCCAACGGagcttgtaaaaatattatgGTGTCAAGGAGTCACATACAG GATACTGAGTGGAGAAATCCCAGTGGTAGAGGTTTCCCCAGGAGACGGCTCAGTGATCCGCTCCAACGGTGTCCTAAACTCTTATTTTACTCATCACAAACCCAGGCTTCGCTCTGAGGAG GGAAGAGAAACAACGTACCATTTAAGCAGCCTTCCCCCTGATACACCTGGACAGTTGTGCCCTGTGGGCTCCATCGTGAGCCGTGCCAGCAG GATTCTTGTTTGTTATAACCAGGCCAAGCATTTACTAAAGTTTCCTGTCATACACACCTGTCTGCAACAGGTTGTTCTACATCTGTTTACATCTACAGTTCTAGCACTTGTTAAAGCTTCTAATTTGTTTATTGTAATACAATTGTGTTTGCAggacaaatatatttctaaaacaataCAACCGGAGCAAAATCCTTCCAGTGCAGTGAAGGTGCCGCAGACAGCTGGAAGTCT TTCGGATGTTGTCGCTGCAGAACTGGAGAAGATAAAGCGTTTCAACT TTCTGCTGGAGAACAACCACCTGCTGAGAAGTGAAAGTGAGCAACGAAACTTAGAAGGAGCAAGTTCAACAATTGCACAGGAGGATGAAGTGGTGAATGAGGACTACATTGCTGAAGCGCTTCAGAGAACCGCAGAAGCCATTAAGGAAATTGATGCTCTCATCTCAGCCGCCACGCTGAACTGa
- the drc1 gene encoding dynein regulatory complex protein 1 isoform X1, which translates to MEGKEESKPREDQERESGQRIKLLQKDLSTLVTNTQIACDAKMVLQRRLRAKAQAKRLAVLENDSTSSQEKSDEILKGKSENFTNPKAISEDLQKALKKQQELYSAIIHDKKAIINDLLQALKFQDDNYASTLRKNTEEINVMIARMEDQIKLMTKVYREELAQIESRHRQEISILLTKDKEELDRELKRLWDEELERLNERKKKLEEYKREVHEIGQESNYVFNALDYERCSRILAQERQQKKNTNSNLPLKMKKHLYTEKQEVLLTTLKNIKGRINREAREIEKLKNIYIDHQKKFAKQSIALTDYTQHIEKHERIKNQVRHFAAADARRFEEVWLMIEEEVKHLAQRALAIDSVISQQLYGSPESQTDLNLLLLSSPFRPWKTRTEIVQTELQLVESPAESHVENLDTTGSTEEELVFTDSGPEWEDEKLNEEMQDELRELLCNEMDFLMEAKILKLLAPLVTEEQTGVKLGSILYTLGIDEKDLPKLTDFLVRYKDQQNELTGESHRASVTSTSLDLIHPNHVLCALKSFLEQQSFRSSSAQELSRLWLAHARDSSKDAAYWNSLGNIIPEERVKLWDSTLRTLKQYHTVLTDISELIKEQECLKKGNTGLRLKIDSMSVSVYHTSPPGGNVCFSLFLALP; encoded by the exons ATGGAGGGTAAAGAGGAAAGTAAACCAAGAGAGGACCAGGAGAGAGAAAGTGGACAG agGATAAAACTTCTGCAGAAAGATCTGAGTACGTTAGTGACAAACACCCAAATTGCATGTGATGCCAAAATGGTGCTGCAGAGGAGACTGCGGGCCAAAGCTCAAGCAAAGAG ATTGGCAGTGCTGGAAAATGATTCAACCTCAAGCCAGGAAAAATCTGATGAAATACTGAAAGGAAAATCTGAGAACTTTACTAATCCGAAGGCGATCTCTGAAGACCTGCAGAAAGCGTTAAAGAAACAGCAGGAGCTTTATTCCGCTATTATACATGATAAGAAAGCCATCATAAATGATCTTCTGCAG GCGCTCAAGTTCCAAGATGATAACTATGCGAGCACCTTGAGGAAGAATACAGAGGAGATTAATGTGATGATTGCACGGATGGAGGACCAAATTAAGCTTATGACCAAAGTCTACCGGGAGGAACTTGCCCAAATTGAG aGTCGCCATCGGCAGGAAATAAGCATCCTGCTTACAAAAGACAAGGAAGAACTGGATCGAGAACTGAAGAGACTTTGGGATGAAGAG CTCGAGAGgctaaatgagagaaaaaagaaattggagGAATACAAGAGAGAAGTTCACGAGATCGGTCAAGAGAGCAATTACGTCTTCAATGCCTTGGATTATGAGAGATGCTCAAGAATTCTG GCCCAAGAgagacagcagaaaaaaaacacaaacagcaacttACCCCTGAAGATGAAAAAACACTTGTACACGGAAAAGCAAGAAGTACTTTTGACCACATTGAAAAATATCAAAGGCAGGATCAACAG GGAGGCGAGAGAGATAGAAAAGCTGAAGAATATCTACATCGACCACCAGAAAAAATTTGCAAAGCAGAGTATTGCTTTGACAGATTACACACAGCACATTGAGAAGCATGAACGCATTAAGAACCAAGTCAG GCATTTTGCTGCTGCCGATGCAAGACGTTTTGAGGAGGTGTGGCTGATGATTGAAGAAGAGGTAAAGCACTTAGCACAGAGGGCTTTGGCCATAGACTCGGTGATCTCCCAGCAGCTCTACGGTTCACCCGAGAGCCAGACGGATTTGAACCTCCTGCTGCTCTCCAGTCCCTTCCGGCCCTGGAAGACAAGAACAGAGATAGTCCAGACAGAGCTTCAACTGGTGGAGAGTCCGGCTGAATCTCACGTCGAGAATCTGGATACGACAGGGAGCACGGAAGAGGAATTAGTGTTCACCGACAGCGGCCCCGAATGGGAGGACGAGAAGCTGAATGAGGAGATGCAGGACGAATTGAGGGAGCTGCTGTGTAATGAAATG GACTTCTTGATGGAAGCCAAGATCCTGAAGCTGCTGGCTCCTCTGGTGACTGAGGAACAGACTGGAGTAAAGCTGGGATCCATCCTTTAC ACTCTGGGTATTGACGAAAAGGATTTGCCTAAGTTGACCGATTTCCTGGTGAGGTACAAGGATCAGCAGAATGAGCTGACTGGG GAGTCACATAGGGCCAGCGTGACAAGCACTTCATTGGACCTCATCCACCCTAACCACGTTCTTTGTGCTCTGAAAAGCTTTCTTGAGCAACAAAGTTTCAG GTCGAGCTCAGCCCAGGAGCTTTCCAGACTGTGGCTTGCACACGCGCGGGATTCTTCCAAGGATGCAGCGTATTGGAATAGTCTAGGCAACATCATCCCAGAGGAGAGAGTTAAACTGTGGGATTCCACGTTGAGAACGCTAAAGCAGTACCA cACTGTGTTGACAGACATCTCTGAGCTAATCAAGGAGCAGGAGTGTCTGAAGAAGGGGAACACAGGGCTGCGCTTGAAAATCGACAGtatgtctgtttctgtttatcatACTTCGCCTCCAGGAGGAAATGTTTGCTTTAGTCTGTTTTTAGCACTCCCTTAA
- the c12h5orf34 gene encoding uncharacterized protein C5orf34 homolog isoform X2 — MPPCTTPPTMGTAEGVSAMVMYEDESVEVHYRHGAHLQLSPCGSEFVLVKATDPLGHPLQPTERVRQRTRFTISAFKALMATALAFRNKYASRPYIPGELISADNRKPFYSIDSGVKWPECSSYKPEFGPGGEIVVRSEEGRAVLTLSPSGEEFSVEFACNLSQPQHQIVCSLNKTDGSLKSQQQANSQNDQRHLGKESTKSNSFSSHLTSTTQQQPEQMYQTTTVVQHHSCFAVDPTWAYPLSLARHHWTSRLSNSKDTKSEEPSKSRQADDEINISDKNDKDRDSQLPQALPLTCPSPHWHRWKIKESRVEEEISDLPTELVKILWCQGVTYRILSGEIPVVEVSPGDGSVIRSNGVLNSYFTHHKPRLRSEEGRETTYHLSSLPPDTPGQLCPVGSIVSRASRILVCYNQAKHLLKFPVIHTCLQQDKYISKTIQPEQNPSSAVKVPQTAGSLSDVVAAELEKIKRFNFLLENNHLLRSESEQRNLEGASSTIAQEDEVVNEDYIAEALQRTAEAIKEIDALISAATLN; from the exons ATGCCTCCCTG CACGACCCCACCCACAATGGGAACCGCAGAGGGCGTCAGTGCGATGGTGATGTATGAGGACGAGTCCGTGGAAGTTCATTACAGACACGGAGCTCATTTACAGCTGTCACCGTGTGGCAGTGAATTCGTACTGGTTAAAGCCACGGACCCGCTCGGACATCCTCTGCAGCCCACGGAGCGAGTCCGACAGAGAACCAGGTTCACTATCAGCGCCTTTAAG GCGCTAATGGCAACCGCACTGGCGTTCAGGAATAAGTATGCCAGTCGACCATACATTCCAGGAGAGCTCATCTCTGCTGATAACAGGAAG CCTTTTTACAGCATTGACTCCGGTGTTAAATGGCCCGAGTGTTCGTCTTACAAGCCTGAGTTTGGACCTGGAGGTGAGATCGTAGTCAGGTCAGAAGAGGGGAGAGCCGTGTTGACGTTGTCGCCGTCTGGTGAGGAATTCTCTGTCGAGTTTGCGTGTAACCTGAGTCAGCCTCAGCACCAAATTGTGTGCAGTTTAAACAAAACTGATGGCAGTCTGAAGAGTCAGCAGCAAGCAAACAGTCAGAATGATCAGAGACATCTGGGGAAGGAGTCAACTAAATCAAACTCTTTTTCCTCACATCTTACCAGCACTACTCAACAACAG CCTGAACAGATGTACCAGACCACCACAGTTGTACAGCATCACTCTTGCTTTGCCGTTGATCCCACATGGGCCTATCCTCTCTCCTTGGCTCGGCATCACTGGACGTCCCGTCTCTCTAACAGTAAAGATACTAAATCTGAAGAACCAAGTAAATCCAGACAAGCTGATGATGAGATTAACATATCtgacaaaaatgataaagacaGAGACTCCCAGCTCCCCCAGGCTCTTCCTCTTACATGTCCGTCACCTCACTGGCACAG GTGGAAGATTAAAGAATCTCGGGTTGAAGAAGAAATATCAGATCTTCCAACGGagcttgtaaaaatattatgGTGTCAAGGAGTCACATACAG GATACTGAGTGGAGAAATCCCAGTGGTAGAGGTTTCCCCAGGAGACGGCTCAGTGATCCGCTCCAACGGTGTCCTAAACTCTTATTTTACTCATCACAAACCCAGGCTTCGCTCTGAGGAG GGAAGAGAAACAACGTACCATTTAAGCAGCCTTCCCCCTGATACACCTGGACAGTTGTGCCCTGTGGGCTCCATCGTGAGCCGTGCCAGCAG GATTCTTGTTTGTTATAACCAGGCCAAGCATTTACTAAAGTTTCCTGTCATACACACCTGTCTGCAACAG gacaaatatatttctaaaacaataCAACCGGAGCAAAATCCTTCCAGTGCAGTGAAGGTGCCGCAGACAGCTGGAAGTCT TTCGGATGTTGTCGCTGCAGAACTGGAGAAGATAAAGCGTTTCAACT TTCTGCTGGAGAACAACCACCTGCTGAGAAGTGAAAGTGAGCAACGAAACTTAGAAGGAGCAAGTTCAACAATTGCACAGGAGGATGAAGTGGTGAATGAGGACTACATTGCTGAAGCGCTTCAGAGAACCGCAGAAGCCATTAAGGAAATTGATGCTCTCATCTCAGCCGCCACGCTGAACTGa
- the slc7a4 gene encoding cationic amino acid transporter 4, with protein sequence MATCSTGCAPAVRLCQRLNRLKTLDGDMMATSLKRCLSTLDLTLMGVGGMVGSGLYVLTGTVAKDTAGPAVIISFVFAGIASLLAAFCYAEFGARIPKTGSAYMFTYVSVGEVWAFLIGWNVILENMIGGAAVARAWSGYLDSIFNHAIQNFTETHIMQWNVPFLAHYPDLLAAGILVFASVFISFGVQVSSYLNHIFSTISMGVIAFILVFGFVLADPANWSQEQGGFAPYGMSGILAGSATCFYAFVGFDVIASSSEEAKNPQKAVPVATAISLGLAATAYILVSCVLTLMVPWRTLDPNSALADAFFRRGYSWAGIVVAVGSICAMNTVLLCNLFSLPRIVYAMAEDGLFFSIFARVNPVTKVPVNAILVFGILMAGMALIFDLEALVQFLSIGTLLAYTFVAASVIVLRFQPEKTNSNDTTTTSPNVNAEVSPAPSESQTITEDSEEPKQYESFSDKLQLVERQKTRERRGVGHLKAYWEPYLDRLLGDCEPGEVVAFCVMTLIVSSVSLCAVLEFGNGQLQFPVWCFTMLLVIFTSAYVLSLALIWIHEPQRNNQTFQVPLVPLTPGASILFNVFLMMKLSLLTWIRFTVWIAIGLFVYFGYGIWHSKEGLRELQPKDMAARYVVLPSGSLVETVQSVQPDGQVVTSAHQISSSAAPTAAEAAGKR encoded by the exons ATGGCAACTTGTTCGACTGGTTGTGCGCCAGCTGTGCGCCTTTGTCAAAGACTGAACCGGCTCAAGACACTCGATGGTGACATGATGGCGACTTCCCTGAAGCGCTGCCTCTCCACGCTGGACCTGACTCTGATGGGTGTTGGTGGCATGGTTGGCTCTGGGCTTTACGTCCTGACGGGAACGGTGGCTAAAGACACGGCAGGACCAGCTGTCATCATATCCTTTGTTTTTGCAGGTATCGCTTCTCTTCTGGCTGCCTTCTGTTATGCAGAGTTTGGAGCACGCATTCCTAAAACAGGATCTGCATATATGTTTACCTATGTGTCAGTGGGAGAAGTGTGGGCCTTTCTCATTGGCTGGAATGTGATTTTGGAAAACATGATTGGCGGTGCTGCTGTAGCGCGGGCCTGGAGTGGCTATCTAGACTCAATTTTTAACCATGCTATCCAGAACTTCACAGAAACGCATATCATGCAGTGGAATGTGCCCTTCCTTGCCCATTACCCTGACCTCCTGGCTGCAGGAATCCTTGTATTTGCCTCTGTCTTCATTTCCTTCGGAGTCCAAGTGTCCTCTTATCTGAACCATATCTTCTCCACCATCAGTATGGGTGTCATTGCTTTCATCTTGGTCTTCGGCTTCGTGCTTGCCGATCCTGCCAACTGGAGCCAGGAGCAAGGTGGCTTTGCGCCTTACGGGATGTCAGGGATCCTGGCAGGTTCAGCCACATGCTTCTACGCTTTTGTGGGCTTTGATGTGATTGCTTCCTCCAGCGAGGAGGCAAAGAATCCTCAGAAGGCTGTTCCCGTTGCCACTGCTATCTCTCTTGGACTTGCGGCGACAGCCTACATCCTGGTCTCCTGCGTGCTCACATTGATGGTACCCTGGCGTACCCTGGATCCTAACTCAGCCCTGGCAGATGCTTTCTTTCGCCGTGGCTACAGTTGGGCAGGAATTGTTGTGGCTGTGGGCTCCATCTGTG cCATGAACACTGTGCTTCTCTGCAATCTCTTCTCCCTTCCTCGGATTGTGTACGCCATGGCAGAGGACGGATTGTTCTTCTCTATTTTCGCCAGGGTCAATCCTGTCACCAAAGTTCCGGTCAATGCCATTCTAGTATTTGGAATCCTTATGGCTGGCATGGCTTTGATCTTTGACCTAGAGGCGTTGGTTCAGTTCTTGTCTATTGGGACTCTCCTTGCGTACACCTTTGTGGCAGCGAGTGTTATCGTGCTCCGCTTCCAACCAGAGAAGACCAACTCTAACGACACCACCACCACATCTCCCAACGTCAACGCAGAGGTGTCCCCTGCTCCCTCAGAGTCACAGACCATAACTGAAGACAGCGAGGAGCCCAAGCAGTACGAGTCCTTCTCCGACAAACTCCAGCTGGTGGAGAGGCAGAAGACGAGAGAGCGCCGTGGGGTGGGGCACCTGAAGGCCTACTGGGAACCCTACTTAGACAGGCTGCTGGGAGACTGTGAACCAGGTGAAGTGGTGGCTTTCTGTGTGATGACCCTGATTGTGAGCTCAGTATCCCTCTGTGCTGTGCTGGAGTTTGGAAATGGACAGCTACAGTTCCCAGTCTGGTGTTTCACAATGCTTCTGGTGATTTTTACCTCAGCTTATGTTCTTAGCCTGGCACTTATATGGATTCATGAGCCACAAAGAAACAACCAAACATTCCAG GTACCTTTGGTTCCACTGACTCCTGGTGCCAGTATTCTCTTCAACGTATTCCTGATGATGAAGCTAAGCCTCCTGACCTGGATTCGATTTACAGTGTGGATTGCTATAG GTCTCTTTGTGTATTTTGGCTACGGGATCTGGCATAGCAAAGAGGGATTGAGGGAGCTGCAGCCCAAAGACATGGCTGCCCGCTATGTGGTGCTACCCAGCGGCAGCCTGGTGGAAACAGTGCAGTCCGTTCAGCCCGACGGTCAAGTGGTCACCTCAGCGCACCAAATCAGCTCTTCTGCTGCCCCGACAGCCGCCGAGGCTGCAGGGAAGAGATAA
- the drc1 gene encoding dynein regulatory complex protein 1 isoform X2, with protein sequence MEGKEESKPREDQERESGQRIKLLQKDLSTLVTNTQIACDAKMVLQRRLRAKAQAKRLAVLENDSTSSQEKSDEILKGKSENFTNPKAISEDLQKALKKQQELYSAIIHDKKAIINDLLQALKFQDDNYASTLRKNTEEINVMIARMEDQIKLMTKVYREELAQIESRHRQEISILLTKDKEELDRELKRLWDEELERLNERKKKLEEYKREVHEIGQESNYVFNALDYERCSRILAQERQQKKNTNSNLPLKMKKHLYTEKQEVLLTTLKNIKGRINREAREIEKLKNIYIDHQKKFAKQSIALTDYTQHIEKHERIKNQVRHFAAADARRFEEVWLMIEEEVKHLAQRALAIDSVISQQLYGSPESQTDLNLLLLSSPFRPWKTRTEIVQTELQLVESPAESHVENLDTTGSTEEELVFTDSGPEWEDEKLNEEMQDELRELLCNEMDFLMEAKILKLLAPLVTEEQTGVKLGSILYTLGIDEKDLPKLTDFLVRYKDQQNELTGESHRASVTSTSLDLIHPNHVLCALKSFLEQQSFRSSSAQELSRLWLAHARDSSKDAAYWNSLGNIIPEERVKLWDSTLRTLKQYHTVLTDISELIKEQECLKKGNTGLRLKIDSYLKK encoded by the exons ATGGAGGGTAAAGAGGAAAGTAAACCAAGAGAGGACCAGGAGAGAGAAAGTGGACAG agGATAAAACTTCTGCAGAAAGATCTGAGTACGTTAGTGACAAACACCCAAATTGCATGTGATGCCAAAATGGTGCTGCAGAGGAGACTGCGGGCCAAAGCTCAAGCAAAGAG ATTGGCAGTGCTGGAAAATGATTCAACCTCAAGCCAGGAAAAATCTGATGAAATACTGAAAGGAAAATCTGAGAACTTTACTAATCCGAAGGCGATCTCTGAAGACCTGCAGAAAGCGTTAAAGAAACAGCAGGAGCTTTATTCCGCTATTATACATGATAAGAAAGCCATCATAAATGATCTTCTGCAG GCGCTCAAGTTCCAAGATGATAACTATGCGAGCACCTTGAGGAAGAATACAGAGGAGATTAATGTGATGATTGCACGGATGGAGGACCAAATTAAGCTTATGACCAAAGTCTACCGGGAGGAACTTGCCCAAATTGAG aGTCGCCATCGGCAGGAAATAAGCATCCTGCTTACAAAAGACAAGGAAGAACTGGATCGAGAACTGAAGAGACTTTGGGATGAAGAG CTCGAGAGgctaaatgagagaaaaaagaaattggagGAATACAAGAGAGAAGTTCACGAGATCGGTCAAGAGAGCAATTACGTCTTCAATGCCTTGGATTATGAGAGATGCTCAAGAATTCTG GCCCAAGAgagacagcagaaaaaaaacacaaacagcaacttACCCCTGAAGATGAAAAAACACTTGTACACGGAAAAGCAAGAAGTACTTTTGACCACATTGAAAAATATCAAAGGCAGGATCAACAG GGAGGCGAGAGAGATAGAAAAGCTGAAGAATATCTACATCGACCACCAGAAAAAATTTGCAAAGCAGAGTATTGCTTTGACAGATTACACACAGCACATTGAGAAGCATGAACGCATTAAGAACCAAGTCAG GCATTTTGCTGCTGCCGATGCAAGACGTTTTGAGGAGGTGTGGCTGATGATTGAAGAAGAGGTAAAGCACTTAGCACAGAGGGCTTTGGCCATAGACTCGGTGATCTCCCAGCAGCTCTACGGTTCACCCGAGAGCCAGACGGATTTGAACCTCCTGCTGCTCTCCAGTCCCTTCCGGCCCTGGAAGACAAGAACAGAGATAGTCCAGACAGAGCTTCAACTGGTGGAGAGTCCGGCTGAATCTCACGTCGAGAATCTGGATACGACAGGGAGCACGGAAGAGGAATTAGTGTTCACCGACAGCGGCCCCGAATGGGAGGACGAGAAGCTGAATGAGGAGATGCAGGACGAATTGAGGGAGCTGCTGTGTAATGAAATG GACTTCTTGATGGAAGCCAAGATCCTGAAGCTGCTGGCTCCTCTGGTGACTGAGGAACAGACTGGAGTAAAGCTGGGATCCATCCTTTAC ACTCTGGGTATTGACGAAAAGGATTTGCCTAAGTTGACCGATTTCCTGGTGAGGTACAAGGATCAGCAGAATGAGCTGACTGGG GAGTCACATAGGGCCAGCGTGACAAGCACTTCATTGGACCTCATCCACCCTAACCACGTTCTTTGTGCTCTGAAAAGCTTTCTTGAGCAACAAAGTTTCAG GTCGAGCTCAGCCCAGGAGCTTTCCAGACTGTGGCTTGCACACGCGCGGGATTCTTCCAAGGATGCAGCGTATTGGAATAGTCTAGGCAACATCATCCCAGAGGAGAGAGTTAAACTGTGGGATTCCACGTTGAGAACGCTAAAGCAGTACCA cACTGTGTTGACAGACATCTCTGAGCTAATCAAGGAGCAGGAGTGTCTGAAGAAGGGGAACACAGGGCTGCGCTTGAAAATCGACA GTTACCTGAAGAAATGA